From a region of the Triticum aestivum cultivar Chinese Spring chromosome 7D, IWGSC CS RefSeq v2.1, whole genome shotgun sequence genome:
- the LOC123165053 gene encoding agamous-like MADS-box protein MADS3, with protein sequence MWLANSTPKSLVFCRSLCFLFVVVSFFLFVHISMPRKERRSGVAYIHNDKDRDLTFYKRRSGLFKRATDISALTRARVAVVLETNNGKMHSFGTPLADPIVDAFLFGAPPAVTSADEATTARIGSLQNEVAQLDMENMTEEDKNQLSILRMKNIQEENPSMVANLIFTKEKDLSLEDLTKLFSELSRVQKDIRLRLPPLHGREDMTGGTCVAQALQLPSAEDHLGTTHSLMQSSWPHNHSQLQLPSDPLPSQPEQTSAPPFPMQEPQMFHSAPPSLAPYLASHVQPIPNQVHEQTPPEELHVQNYESPCNIVQPQQNDANHDSTYGQNLEASPLLGYSSGNAFSIDGPFNTEQWGYALSDLSCYNSFLGMDAYLGSSNTDLGQSSMVNGGWVDVPPSSTGQDIDILTDYGELL encoded by the coding sequence ATGTGGTTAGCCAACAGTACCCCTAAATCTCTAGTTTTCTGTAGATCCTTGTGCTTCCTATTTGTAGTAGTTAGTTTCTTCCTCTTTGTCCACATTAGTATGCCGAGGAAAGAGCGGCGGTCAGGCGTGGCATACATCCACAATGACAAAGACCGTGATCTCACCTTCTACAAGCGACGTTCCGGTTTGTTCAAGAGGGCGACTGACATCTCTGCCCTCACTAGGGCTAGGGTTGCGGTCGTCCTAGAAACAAACAATGGAAAGATGCACTCATTTGGGACGCCATTGGCCGATCCCATTGTTGATGCTTTCCTATTTGGAGCTCCACCAGCAGTTACCTCTGCCGACGAGGCAACCACTGCCAGGATTGGAAGCCTACAAAACGAGGTGGCTCAGTTGGACATGGAGAACATGACCGAGGAAGACAAAAACCAACTTTCCATCCTTCGTATGAAAAATATCCAAGAAGAGAATCCAAGTATGGTGGCAAATCTTATCTTCACGAAGGAAAAAGATCTCAGTCTTGAAGATCTGACCAAGCTCTTCAGTGAGCTCTCTCGGGTCCAAAAAGACATTAGATTGCGGCTACCTCCATTGCATGGTCGTGAAGACATGACCGGTGGCACATGTGTGGCACAAGCTCTGCAACTACCAAGTGCTGAGGATCATTTGGGTACTACTCATTCACTTATGCAGTCGTCGTGGCCTCACAATCACTCACAACTCCAGCTACCTTCAGATCCACTACCATCACAACCAGAACAAACTTCGGCACCACCTTTTCCTATGCAGGAACCACAAATGTTCCATTCTGCACCACCATCTTTAGCTCCCTACTTGGCTTCCCATGTCCAACCCATACCAAATCAGGTACATGAGCAAACTCCACCAGAGGAGTTGCATGTTCAGAACTATGAAAGTCCTTGCAACATAGTGCAACCACAACAAAATGATGCAAACCATGACTCAACATATGGGCAAAATTTGGAGGCCTCTCCACTATTGGGGTACtcgagtggcaatgctttttctatTGATGGCCCATTTAACACTGAACAATGGGGTTATGCTCTATCAGATCTGTCGTGCTACAATAGTTTCCTAGGGATGGATGCTTACTTAGGCTCTAGCAATACGGATCTAGGACAGTCTTCCATGGTAAATGGTGGCTGGGTTGATGTGCCGCCCTCTTCCACTGGACAAGATATTGATATTCTTACAGACTATGGAGAGCTGTTGTAG